In Castanea sativa cultivar Marrone di Chiusa Pesio chromosome 6, ASM4071231v1, a single window of DNA contains:
- the LOC142641175 gene encoding uncharacterized protein LOC142641175: MGCAGSSQAKPDGTAKKIRKPKPWKHPQPITKTQLMQLRDEFWDTAPHYGGRKEIWDALRAAAEADLSLAQAIVDSAGVIVQSADLTICYDERGAKYELPKYVLSEPTNLIRES; the protein is encoded by the exons aTGGGCTGTGCTGGATCCTCACAGGCCAAACCCGACG GGACTGCGAAAAAGATCCGGAAGCCAAAACCTTGGAAGCATCCTCAACCAATAACCAAGACTCAGCTTATGCAGTTGCGAGATGAGTTTTGGGACACTGCTCCTCACTATGGTGGTAGAAAAG AGATTTGGGATGCACTGCGAGCTGCTGCTGAAGCTGACTTAAGCCTTGCACAAGCTATTGTGGACAGTGCGGGGGTCATAGTTCAAAGTGCTGATTTGACAATCTGCTATGATGAAAGAG GTGCAAAATATGAACTACCCAAATATGTTTTGAGTgagccgaccaacttgattcgAGAAAGTTAA
- the LOC142637883 gene encoding uncharacterized protein LOC142637883, giving the protein MAGIETPLGLLDEIQSLVSDTLQVVSYKWLSRNYLLSSNAAKRLLWEFVEKHGGSGTGGGSGLELEVVYTLSGWLKNDSSNYHITLVSSPKLSEAKQEFDGNCSVQVYSVQASVPKDPAALWNPEFVQAEELFKQSFEVDNCFRDNRFCGISNSFVKCNMEGTPVSIVNPMPKTAGGQGQSKSNSMNQNNVVPQPQQNKVQESSPKVVLQTPNVVQDVKSETNGTGLHSQSTKPPSDKEKVPPMTAGKKKVQNGKSSSGTGGSLANIWGRASAKSKPVVPVENNNVLPNPPASAEAQICAREAVEGGSSDDDGQDVNFKRASNGESGRKRRVVFDFSDEDEYEDAVSLASPDIPKVQSSQDQKQSTKVLVSEKSNLNSDKQKEDDLGVKEEIVTDKESNQPLREDSSVISKGTNTGTSCREKVQNCIPESDVNKKDNLKIAAPNSPKRKKVLKTRINERGREVTEVIWEGEETDAKKADSSMTKETNNSALSNTVSSPPAAKKSPATGTTAPSNPTGKAGNKKAGSLKDPKQGNILSFFKRV; this is encoded by the exons ATGGCAGGAATCGAAACTCCCCTAGGGTTGCTAGACGAGATCCAATCCCTTGTCTCCGACACCCTCCAAGTGGTTTCTTACAAGTGGCTCAGTCGCAATTATTTGCTCTCGTCAAATGCTGCTAAGAG GTTGCTTTGGGAATTCGTTGAAAAACACGGAGGAAGCGGAACCGGTGGTGGGTCGGGATTGGAACTGGAAGTGGTATATACATTGTCTGGATGGTTGAAGAACGATTCCTCTAATTACCATATAACCCTTGTTTCCTCTCCTAAACTTTcag AAGCTAAACAAGAGTTTGATGGCAATTGCTCAGTTCAGGTTTATAGTGTGCAAGCTTCTGTTCCAAAGGATCCAGCTGCACTTTGGAATCCCGAGTTTGTACAAGCTGAAGAGCTCTTTAAGCAGTCATTTGAGGTTGACAATTGCTTCAGAGATAACAG GTTCTGTGGGATTTCCAATTCCTTTGTCAAGTGCAATATGGAGGGAACACCCGTTAGCATTGTAAATCCAATGCCCAAAACTGCTGGAGGCCAAGGGCAATCCAAAAGCAATAGTATGAATCAAAATAATGTGGTTCCACAACCTCAGCAAAATAAAGTGCAGGAATCTAGCCCAAAAGTTGTTCTGCAGACTCCCAATGTGGTACAAGATGTCAAAAGTGAAACCAATGGCACAGGGCTTCACAGTCAGAGTACCAAGCCTCCTTCAGATAAAGAAAAAGTCCCTCCCATGACTGCTGGAAAAAAGAAAGTCCAGAATGGTAAAAGCTCTTCTGGCACTGGGGGTTCATTGGCCAATATTTGGGGTCGTGCATCTGCAAAGTCAAAGCCAGTAGTCCCTGTGGAAAATAATAATGTCCTTCCAAATCCACCTG CCAGTGCGGAGGCTCAAATATGTGCTCGTGAAGCTGTAGAGGGTGGCAGCAGCGATGATGATGGTCAAGATGTCAATTTTAAGAGAGCCTCCAATGGTGAGAGTGGTAGAAAAAGGAGGgttgtttttgatttttcagATGAAGATGAATATGAAGATGCAGTCAGTTTAGCATCACCAGATATTCCGAAAGTTCAATCATCTCAAGATCAGAAACAAAGTACAAAAGTTTTGGTTTCAGAGAAATCCAATTTGAACTCGGACAAGCAAAAAGAAGATGACCTTGGGGTTAAGGAAGAGATAGTTACTGACAAAGAATCTAACCAACCTCTGAGAGAGGATTCTTCAGTTATCAGTAAGGGCACAAACACTGGAACTTCCTGTAGAGAGAAAGTTCAAAACTGTATTCCTGAAAGTGATGTAAATAAGAAGGATAATCTGAAAATTGCTGCTCCAAATTcccctaaaagaaaaaaggtgtTGAAGACACGGATCAATGAGCGGGGAAGAGAAG TAACTGAGGTAATCTGGGAGGGTGAAGAGACAGATGCAAAGAAAGCCGACAGTAGTATGACAAAGGAAACCAACAACTCTGCATTGAGCAATACAGTTAGCAG TCCTCCTGCAGCTAAGAAGTCACCAGCAACAGGAACCACAGCTCCATCCAATCCAACAGGTAAAGCAGGAAATAAGAAAGCAGGGAGCTTGAAAGATCCTAAGCAAGGCAACATTCTTTCATTCTTCAAGAGGGTTTAA
- the LOC142637913 gene encoding peptide methionine sulfoxide reductase B1, chloroplastic: MVSYHSLSLSCLPIPTISCFISSKTQLQIGFKSKLFGLGSPKPKRVSLSARAMGSSASSQKPDSIQEAGSIDYKSLSDEEWKKRLTGEQFYITRQKGTERAFTGEYWNTKTHGTYNCICCDTPLFESSTKFDSGTGWPSYYQPIGSNVKSKLDLSIIFMPRQEVLCAVCDAHLGHIFDDGPPPTGKRYCINSASLKLKPKQ; the protein is encoded by the exons ATGGTTTCTTATCATAGTTTAAGTTTAAGCTGCTTACCAATTCCAACTATATCTTGTTTCATTTCCTCAAAAACCCAATTACAAATTGGCTTCAAGTCGAAGCTTTTCGGATTGGGTTCACCAAAACCCAAGAGGGTTTCATTATCAGCCCGTGCAATGGGCTCCTCAGCTTCTTCCCAGAAACCAGACAGCATTCaag AGGCAGGAAGCATTGACTATAAATCTCTAAGTGATGAAGAATGGAAGAAGCGGCTCACAGGGGAACAATTTTACATTACTCGTCAAAAGGGGACCGAGAGAGCTTTCACTGG GGAATACTGGAACACCAAAACCCATGGAACTTACAATTGCATATGCTGTGACACTCCTCTATTTGA ATCTTCTACTAAATTTGATAGTGGAACTGGCTGGCCTTCTTATTACCAACCTATAGGAAGCAATGTAAAATCAAAGTTAGATTTGTCAATTATTTTCATGCCTCGCCAGGAAGTTCTGTGTGCTGTTTGCGATGCTCATCTTGGCCATATCTTTGATGATGGTCCACCTCCCACAGGAAAGCGTTATTGCATCAATAG TGCTTCCCTGAAATTGAAACCAAAGCAGTAG